The genomic stretch CCACACACTTCCTCTTTAAGAGCAGTTTGAAACATGAATTTGTACTatgaaaagtgttattttttttatgcacacacatatacattgtgtgtatatatatatatatatatatatatatatatatatacacacacacgataTGAATAAACTGCCGTTATGATATATATGCTGTAGCCTCTCGAGAAACGAGTGTTGTTAATAGAGCGAATTATGAGTTCCTATGTAAAGTGTAATTGAGTGGAACAGCACAATATTTAAACGGGTGGGGGAAAGCAACCGAGTCGAACATATGTTAAGTGAACATCTTAAAACATTTATGGTAACATCATCCACCCCGCTGTCACGTGTAGTTTAAATACGAATTATTTTAGCGTTAGATCTGATTGTAACATCAGTCTTCTGATGATCATATAATGTGTAAAGGGTAACAATGAAATGAGAAATTTTGAGCGGGAAACCCAGACTGCCGCTGTCTATTCGAAAATAGGAAACGCACGGTCATTGGCCGCCTCACGCTGTGACGTAAACGCAATAGCCAATCAAATGCCGCCGGTGACGCACCGCCCAATGCTACAGGAGACATAAAAAAATCCCCTGCTAAAATGTCTAATCATTCTGTTGAAGAAATCAATACAGGAAACCCGAGAAAATGGCAAGAACCAAGCAGACGGCTCGTAAATCCACCGGAGGCAAAGCCCCGAGAAAGCAGCTCGCCACCAAAGCCGCCCGTAAGAGCGCTCCAGCCACCGGCGGCGTCAAGAAGCCTCACCGCTACAGGCCCGGCACCGTGGCTCTGCGAGAGATCCGTCGCTACCAGAAGTCCACCGAGCTGCTGATCCGCAAGCTGCCCTTCCAGCGTCTGGTGCGAGAGATCGCTCAGGACTTCAAGACGGACCTGCGCTTCCAGAGCTCCGCCGTCATGGCCCTGCAGGAGGCCAGCGAGGCTTATCTGGTCGGTCTGTTCGAGGACACCAACCTGTGCGCCATCCACGCCAAGAGAGTCACCATCATGCCCAAAGACATCCAGCTGGCCCGCCGCATCCGCGGAGAGCGCGCTTAAACTCAACGCTGTTTTACACCGTAAACaacaaaggctct from Carassius carassius unplaced genomic scaffold, fCarCar2.1 SCAFFOLD_73, whole genome shotgun sequence encodes the following:
- the LOC132133931 gene encoding histone H3; amino-acid sequence: MARTKQTARKSTGGKAPRKQLATKAARKSAPATGGVKKPHRYRPGTVALREIRRYQKSTELLIRKLPFQRLVREIAQDFKTDLRFQSSAVMALQEASEAYLVGLFEDTNLCAIHAKRVTIMPKDIQLARRIRGERA